ACGCGGTAATTCGCGACGAAAATGCCGATATCAACAAGGGCGACCGGGCGCTGCAGGGCATCGCGTCGGTGGTCTGGCGTCCTGCTCCCAGTGAGATCGGCGTGTACGTGGCACTCCGTGACCAGACCGACCGCGACGGCTCCGAGCTCAATGTGGCGGCTTTCGATCTGGCCGGAAAACACCAGTTTTATACCCCGAAGGGCACCTGGCGCTTTCGCATCGCCGGCGAAGCGGCGTACCTGCGCGGTGAGACGACCCGCGCTGACGGCAGCGACCCCACTTCCCCGATTCAGATCGACGCGCTGGGGGCGGCCGCCCACCTCGACGTGCTGCACCGACCGAGCGCGCTGGGCTTTAACCTTCGCTCCGGCTTTGCCTCCGGCGACGCCGACCCACGCAGCGATAACCTCCACCGCTTCCGCTTTGATCCGAACTACCGCGCCGGGCTCTTGCTCTTCGACCATCACCTGCCAGCCTACACGGCAGAAGCGGTCGCCCAAGCCGACGATCCCCTGCGCGCAGCCCAACCTCCCCGGGGCATCGACAACCTCGTTGAGACTGGCTCGGTGAGTAACGCGATCTTCGTGCAGCCCACGCTGACCTTTGCGCGCATCGCCGGGCTGGAGCTCGGCGCCGGCGCCCTTCTGGCCTGGGCGCATCGGCCCTGGCGCGACCTGGCCGCAAGTGTGGAAGCCGGCGGTTCGGTGGTCGGCTTTCGTGGCACCGAAGCCTCGGCCCGCTACCTGGGCACCGAGGCCCTCCTGGGAGCGCGCTACACGCATCTGCTCACCCCGGAGCTCGCGCTGGAGTACCGTGCCGAGGCTGCGATGTTCTGGCCTGGCAGCGTCTTTGACGACGCGCAGGGACGCCCCGACGCGCGCACCGCGCTTGTTCGCGCACATATCACCGCACTCTGGTAGGCGCTGTGACCCCATCAGACTCCCCAACCTCTTCGCCGGGCTACAGCCCCACCGACCGCCTCGACTGGCTGATCGCACTTTTGATCTTCGCCGGGTCGGTCGCCCTGCTCCTTGCGACCCCGCAGATGGGCTTTACCCGTGATGAAGGCTTCTACTTCCACGCGGCCTCCCAGTACATCGGCTGGTTCGAGGATCTCTGGAAGAACTTCCACACCGGTGAGCTTGCCATCAGCTTTACCCAGGCCAACATCGACCGGCACTGGAGCTACAACCCGGAACATCCGGTGTTGATGAAGGCGGCCTTCGCGCTCTCCCATAAGATCTTTTACGAGCTTCTGGGGTGGATGGGCCCCTCCACCGCGCTGCGCTTTCCGACGATGCTCACCGCCGGCTGGCTCTTAAGCGGGGTCTACCTCTTTGGCCGTCAGCTCGGCGGCAGGCTTGCGGGGCTGGTGGGTGTGGGGGCGCTCTTTTTGCAGCCGCGCTTTTTCTTTCACGCCCACCTGGCCTGCTTCGATGTGGCCGTGGCCGCGATGAACTTCTGGGTGGTCTACGCCTACTGGCGAAGCCTGCAATCACGCGGCTGGGCGGTGACCACCGGGCTTTTGTTCGGCCTGGCACTCTCCACCAAGCTCAACGCCTTCTTCTTGCCCATCACGCTCGTGATGCACTGGCTGCTCTCCCGCGCCGGTGAGTTTCGCCTGGTGGGCAGCTGGCGCAACGGGGGGCTGCGCATCCCGAAGATTCCTGCGGCCTTCTGGGCGATGCTCACCCTGGGGCCGATCCTCTTTTACGCGCTCTGGCCGCGCCACTGGTTCGATACCTTTGCGCGCATCCGCTGGTACATGAACTTCCATCTCAAGCATGAGCATTATTTCGTCTACTACTTCGGCGAAAACCTGCAGAACCCGCCCTTTCCGGCGAGCTA
This DNA window, taken from Lujinxingia sediminis, encodes the following:
- a CDS encoding ArnT family glycosyltransferase, which gives rise to MTPSDSPTSSPGYSPTDRLDWLIALLIFAGSVALLLATPQMGFTRDEGFYFHAASQYIGWFEDLWKNFHTGELAISFTQANIDRHWSYNPEHPVLMKAAFALSHKIFYELLGWMGPSTALRFPTMLTAGWLLSGVYLFGRQLGGRLAGLVGVGALFLQPRFFFHAHLACFDVAVAAMNFWVVYAYWRSLQSRGWAVTTGLLFGLALSTKLNAFFLPITLVMHWLLSRAGEFRLVGSWRNGGLRIPKIPAAFWAMLTLGPILFYALWPRHWFDTFARIRWYMNFHLKHEHYFVYYFGENLQNPPFPASYPWVMTLVTVPATILVAFALGCFVWMRHYGGRATLDAWKAALKARRLPSSVDPRGTGLLFIIHMIFPIALIARAETPIFGGTKHWMPAMPFLAIIAGVAVAFLTTQLTTMLSARNVSGQGSSSLSAPSRGATSPFIYAAFGLLLGGATLAPAALATHTNHPFGTSYYNELIGGHRGAADAKMFRQFWGYASRQGLPWLNDHAEEGGRVWIHNVVNTAWRMYQAEDLARDDLRAFRMQGSDYALYHQQKAFVYLLLPLWEEYGTLAPRHVVELEGVPLISVYERVHPDTLKFPEVRR